In Pseudomonas fakonensis, one DNA window encodes the following:
- a CDS encoding SDR family oxidoreductase, with the protein MEKVIIITGASRGIGAATAIMAAHQGYRICINYHADDQAADSVLAQVRALGATAIAVRADASVEDEVVRMFQRVDHDLGPVTALVNNAGTIATQSRVEDMSEFRLLKIMKTNVVGPMLCAKHALLRMARRHGGQGGAIVNVSSVAARLGSPNEYVDYAASKGALDTFTLGLAKEVAGEGVRVNGVRPGYIHTGFHALSGDAGRVAKLEPGLPMGRGGQPEEVAEAILWLLSDKASYSTGSFLDLGGGR; encoded by the coding sequence ATGGAAAAGGTCATCATCATCACCGGCGCCAGCCGCGGCATCGGTGCCGCCACCGCAATAATGGCCGCACATCAAGGCTACCGCATCTGCATCAACTACCATGCCGACGACCAGGCCGCCGACTCGGTGTTGGCCCAGGTCCGCGCCCTCGGCGCCACGGCCATCGCGGTACGTGCCGACGCCAGCGTCGAAGATGAAGTGGTGCGCATGTTCCAGCGCGTCGACCACGACCTCGGCCCGGTCACCGCGCTGGTCAACAACGCCGGCACCATCGCCACGCAAAGCCGCGTCGAGGACATGTCCGAATTCCGCCTGCTCAAAATCATGAAAACCAATGTGGTCGGCCCCATGCTTTGCGCCAAGCACGCGCTGCTGCGCATGGCCCGGCGCCACGGCGGGCAAGGCGGGGCGATCGTCAACGTATCGTCGGTGGCCGCTCGGCTAGGCTCGCCCAACGAGTACGTCGACTACGCGGCCTCCAAGGGCGCACTGGACACCTTCACCCTTGGCCTGGCCAAGGAGGTGGCCGGCGAGGGCGTGCGCGTCAATGGCGTGCGCCCAGGCTACATCCACACCGGTTTCCACGCCCTGAGCGGCGACGCAGGGCGTGTCGCCAAGCTGGAACCTGGCCTGCCCATGGGCCGCGGCGGGCAGCCGGAGGAGGTGGCCGAAGCCATACTGTGGCTGCTGTCGGACAAGGCGTCCTATTCCACCGGCAGCTTCCTCGACCTGGGCGGGGGCCGCTGA
- a CDS encoding OsmC domain/YcaO domain-containing protein — MEIKVNFLDNLRLEAKFYDFTVIADQPIRYKGDGSAPGPFDYFLASSALCAAYFVKLYCQTRDIPTENIRLSQNNIVDPENRYNQIFKIQVELPEDISEKDRQGILRSIDRCTVKKVVQTGPEFIIEQVENLDADAQALLMPVSDSQTLIAGKDLPLEQTIANMSAILAGLGMKIEIASWRNIVPNVWSLHVRDAQSPMCFTNGKGATKEAALASALGEFIERLNCNFFYNDQFWGEDIANAPFVHYPNEQWFLPGPKDALPAEILDEYCLEIFNPDGELRGSHLYDTNSGNKARGICSLPFVRQSDGETVYFPSNLIENLYLSNGMSAGNTLAEAQVQCLSEIFERAVKREILEGELCLPDVPQAVLAKYPGIVAGIQGLEEQGFPVLVKDASLGGEFPVMCVTLMNPRTGGVFASFGAHPSFEVALERSLTELLQGRSFEGLNDLPQPTFDSLALTEPNNFVEHFIDSSGVVSWRFFGARPDFEFVEWDFSGEGQDSNVQEAQTLFGILEEQGKEVYMAVYTDLGATACRILVPGYSEIYPVEDLIWDNTNRALEFRSDILNLHKLDNRNLKLLLKRLDNAEVDDYTTITTLIGVEFDDNTVWGQLTILELKLLVHLVLQRFDDAKELVEMFLQFNDNTVERGLFYQALNVVLEVVLDDELEMADYEGNFRRMFGNERMDAVLGSVDGSVRFHGLTPTSMKLEGLDRHLRLVESYKKLHAARGRVAQG, encoded by the coding sequence ATGGAAATCAAGGTCAATTTTCTCGACAACCTTCGTCTCGAAGCCAAGTTCTACGACTTCACGGTGATCGCCGACCAGCCGATCCGCTACAAGGGCGACGGCTCGGCGCCGGGGCCGTTCGACTACTTCCTGGCGTCCTCGGCGCTGTGCGCGGCGTACTTCGTCAAGCTGTACTGCCAGACCCGCGACATCCCCACCGAGAACATCCGCCTGTCGCAGAACAACATCGTCGACCCGGAGAACCGCTACAACCAGATCTTCAAGATCCAGGTCGAGCTGCCCGAGGACATCAGCGAGAAGGACCGCCAGGGCATCCTGCGTTCCATCGACCGCTGCACGGTGAAGAAGGTGGTGCAGACCGGCCCTGAGTTCATCATCGAGCAGGTCGAAAACCTCGACGCCGACGCCCAGGCGCTGCTGATGCCGGTGTCCGACAGCCAGACCCTGATCGCCGGCAAGGACCTGCCGCTGGAGCAGACCATCGCCAACATGTCGGCGATCCTCGCCGGGCTCGGCATGAAGATCGAGATCGCCTCGTGGCGCAACATCGTGCCCAACGTGTGGTCGCTGCATGTGCGCGACGCGCAGTCGCCGATGTGCTTCACCAACGGCAAGGGCGCCACCAAGGAAGCCGCGCTGGCCTCGGCGCTGGGCGAGTTCATCGAGCGGTTGAACTGCAACTTCTTCTACAACGACCAGTTCTGGGGTGAGGACATCGCCAACGCGCCGTTCGTGCACTACCCGAACGAGCAGTGGTTCCTGCCCGGGCCGAAGGACGCGCTGCCCGCCGAGATTCTCGATGAATACTGCCTGGAGATCTTCAACCCGGACGGCGAGTTGCGCGGCTCGCACCTGTACGACACCAACTCGGGCAACAAGGCGCGGGGCATCTGCTCGCTGCCGTTCGTGCGCCAGTCGGACGGTGAGACGGTGTACTTCCCGTCCAACCTGATCGAGAACCTGTACCTGAGCAACGGCATGAGCGCCGGCAACACCTTGGCCGAGGCCCAGGTGCAGTGCCTGTCGGAGATTTTCGAGCGGGCGGTGAAGCGCGAAATCCTCGAAGGCGAGCTGTGCCTGCCAGACGTGCCGCAGGCGGTGCTGGCCAAGTACCCGGGCATCGTCGCCGGCATTCAGGGGCTGGAGGAGCAGGGCTTCCCGGTGCTGGTCAAGGATGCTTCGCTGGGCGGTGAGTTCCCGGTGATGTGCGTGACCTTGATGAACCCGCGCACTGGTGGCGTGTTCGCCTCGTTCGGCGCCCACCCAAGCTTTGAGGTGGCGTTGGAGCGCAGCCTTACCGAGCTGCTGCAGGGGCGTAGCTTCGAGGGCCTGAACGACCTGCCGCAACCGACCTTCGACAGCCTGGCGCTGACCGAGCCGAACAACTTCGTCGAGCACTTCATCGACTCCAGTGGTGTGGTGTCGTGGCGCTTCTTTGGTGCCAGGCCCGACTTCGAGTTCGTCGAGTGGGACTTCTCGGGCGAGGGGCAGGACTCCAACGTGCAGGAAGCGCAGACGTTGTTCGGCATCCTCGAGGAGCAGGGCAAGGAGGTGTACATGGCGGTGTACACCGACCTGGGCGCCACGGCTTGCCGCATTCTGGTGCCGGGTTATTCGGAAATCTACCCGGTGGAGGACCTGATCTGGGACAACACCAACCGGGCGCTGGAATTCCGTAGCGACATCCTCAACCTGCACAAGCTCGACAACCGCAACCTGAAGCTGTTGCTCAAGCGCCTGGACAACGCCGAGGTGGACGATTACACCACCATCACCACGCTGATTGGCGTGGAGTTCGACGACAACACGGTGTGGGGCCAGCTGACCATTCTTGAGCTGAAGCTGCTGGTGCACCTGGTGCTGCAGCGTTTCGACGATGCCAAGGAACTGGTGGAGATGTTCCTGCAGTTCAACGACAACACGGTCGAGCGTGGGTTGTTCTACCAGGCGCTGAACGTGGTGCTGGAGGTGGTGTTGGATGACGAGTTGGAGATGGCCGACTACGAGGGCAATTTCCGTCGCATGTTCGGTAACGAGCGGATGGATGCGGTGCTGGGGTCGGTGGATGGCAGTGTGCGGTTCCATGGGCTGACGCCTACCAGCATGAAGCTTGAGGGGCTTGATCGGCATTTGCGGTTGGTGGAGAGCTACAAGAAGCTGCATGCGGCGCGGGGTAGGGTTGCTCAGGGTTGA
- a CDS encoding PLP-dependent aminotransferase family protein yields the protein MAFSERVTRLKSSLIREILAAAQRPGVMSFAGGLPAESMLPKVQWDDLPLGMGQYGMSEGEPALREALAAEARAQGIDCQASQVLVLSGSQQALDLAAKLYLDKGTPVLLEAPTYLAALQNFQLFGADCLALPMQADGPDLAAMRQRLEQQRPAFVYLIPTFQNPSGLRYSQAKREAVAALLDEFGVTLIEDEPYRELSFDGASATPIAGRLRKASWIYTGTASKTLLPGLRVGYLIASPDLFPYLLRLKQAADLHTNRIGQWQVLQWLGSEKHQQHLATLRSYYRDRRDAFQDALHTHFADLAEWQVPEGGLFFWLTLKQPLDTRTLLPAALAVDVAFMPGEAFFPEPDRHLGHMRLNFSHVQPELLDEGLRRLAQVVREGVQGRAA from the coding sequence ATGGCCTTTTCCGAACGTGTCACGCGCCTCAAGAGTTCTTTGATCCGAGAAATCCTCGCGGCAGCCCAGCGCCCGGGGGTGATGTCGTTTGCCGGCGGGCTGCCGGCCGAGTCGATGCTGCCCAAGGTGCAGTGGGACGACCTGCCGCTGGGCATGGGCCAGTACGGCATGAGCGAGGGTGAACCGGCCCTGCGCGAGGCCCTGGCGGCCGAGGCGCGGGCCCAGGGCATCGACTGCCAGGCCAGCCAGGTGCTGGTGCTCAGCGGCTCGCAGCAGGCCTTGGACCTGGCGGCCAAGCTGTACCTGGACAAGGGCACTCCGGTGTTGCTGGAGGCGCCGACCTACCTGGCCGCACTGCAGAACTTTCAGCTGTTCGGCGCCGACTGCCTGGCGCTGCCGATGCAGGCCGATGGCCCGGACCTTGCGGCCATGCGCCAACGCCTTGAACAGCAGCGCCCGGCTTTCGTCTACCTGATCCCGACCTTCCAGAACCCTTCGGGCCTGCGCTACAGCCAGGCCAAGCGCGAGGCGGTGGCGGCGTTGCTGGACGAGTTCGGCGTGACCCTGATCGAGGACGAGCCATACCGCGAGCTGAGCTTTGACGGCGCCAGCGCCACGCCCATCGCCGGGCGCCTGCGCAAGGCCAGCTGGATCTACACCGGTACCGCCTCGAAAACCCTGCTACCGGGCCTGCGGGTGGGCTACCTGATCGCCAGCCCCGACCTGTTCCCCTACCTGCTGCGCCTGAAGCAGGCCGCCGACCTGCACACCAACCGCATCGGCCAGTGGCAGGTACTGCAGTGGCTGGGCAGTGAAAAACACCAGCAGCACCTGGCGACCCTGCGCAGCTATTATCGCGACCGGCGTGATGCGTTCCAGGACGCACTGCACACGCATTTCGCTGACCTTGCCGAGTGGCAGGTGCCTGAGGGCGGGTTGTTCTTCTGGCTGACCCTCAAGCAGCCGCTGGATACCCGCACGCTGTTGCCGGCGGCGCTGGCGGTGGATGTGGCGTTCATGCCGGGGGAGGCGTTCTTCCCCGAGCCGGACCGGCACCTGGGGCATATGCGCTTGAACTTCAGCCATGTGCAGCCTGAGCTGCTGGATGAGGGGTTGCGGCGTTTGGCGCAGGTGGTGCGCGAGGGGGTGCAGGGCAGGGCGGCATAG
- a CDS encoding MarR family winged helix-turn-helix transcriptional regulator codes for MIDLKNPACQQQAMEAFFFGYQAFTAKPDEMLERRGLGRVHQRILFFIARYPQLSVKALLEVLGVSKQALNMPLRQLTEMRLVHSVASQADKRMRLLELTEEGARLEQALRREQVKLLERAFAEAGEAAVNGWLAVNQALASGGGE; via the coding sequence ATGATTGACCTTAAAAACCCCGCCTGCCAGCAACAGGCCATGGAAGCCTTCTTCTTCGGCTACCAGGCGTTCACCGCCAAACCCGACGAGATGCTCGAGCGCCGAGGGTTGGGCCGGGTGCACCAGCGCATTTTGTTTTTCATCGCACGCTACCCGCAGTTGAGCGTGAAGGCGCTGCTGGAGGTGCTGGGCGTGAGCAAGCAGGCGCTGAACATGCCGCTGCGTCAGCTGACGGAGATGCGCCTGGTGCACAGCGTGGCGTCGCAAGCCGACAAGCGCATGCGCCTGCTGGAGCTGACCGAGGAAGGGGCACGCCTGGAACAGGCGCTGCGTCGCGAGCAGGTGAAACTGCTGGAACGGGCCTTCGCCGAGGCCGGCGAGGCGGCGGTCAATGGTTGGCTGGCGGTGAACCAGGCATTGGCCAGTGGGGGTGGGGAGTAA
- the pvdM gene encoding pyoverdine-tailoring dipeptidase-like protein PvdM gives MTKTRSRKALYIGLPLALAVALGSAAYFYWQQREAGYPLKIVQQAEALHEHMLSFDSHITVPLDLGSSGSELDKDGPGQFDLVKAGRGRLSGAALTVFGWPEIWNGANAPHRPTPGFVDAARQEQEVRYKIISGMVRDFPNQVGIAYSPEDFRRLNGEGKFAIFISMLNAYPLGDDLNQLDLWAARGMRMFGFSYTGNNDWADSSRPLPFFNDTADALGGLSPLGEQAVKRLNDLGVIIDVSQMSTLALEDVARLSRAPMVASHSAPRALVDIPRNLSDKEMQLIRDSGGVIQVVGFGQYLKPLGKPVLDKLDALRARFDLQPLQGLANALMPGDAVIAIWPEQRFGEYASSLYGILEEEPKATLKQYVDAIDYTVKKVGIDHVGISSDFNDGGGLDGWKDVSEIRNVTAELLTRGYSETDIAKLWAGNFLRAWEQVQKSARPVANR, from the coding sequence ATGACCAAGACCCGTTCCCGCAAAGCCCTGTACATCGGCCTGCCCCTGGCCCTGGCGGTCGCCCTGGGGAGTGCCGCCTACTTCTACTGGCAACAGCGCGAAGCCGGCTACCCGCTGAAGATCGTCCAACAGGCCGAAGCCCTGCACGAACATATGCTCTCGTTCGACAGCCACATCACCGTGCCCCTGGACCTGGGCAGCAGCGGCAGCGAGCTGGACAAGGACGGCCCAGGCCAGTTCGACCTGGTCAAAGCCGGCCGCGGGCGCCTGTCGGGTGCTGCGCTGACGGTGTTCGGCTGGCCGGAAATCTGGAACGGCGCCAACGCCCCGCACCGCCCTACCCCAGGCTTCGTCGATGCTGCCCGGCAAGAGCAGGAGGTGCGCTACAAGATCATCAGCGGCATGGTCCGCGACTTCCCCAACCAGGTGGGCATCGCCTACAGCCCCGAGGACTTTCGCCGCCTCAATGGCGAAGGCAAGTTCGCCATCTTCATCAGCATGCTCAATGCCTACCCGCTGGGCGATGACCTGAACCAGCTCGACCTGTGGGCCGCACGGGGCATGCGCATGTTCGGCTTCAGCTACACCGGCAACAACGACTGGGCCGACTCCTCGCGCCCACTGCCGTTCTTCAACGACACCGCCGATGCCCTGGGCGGCCTGTCGCCTTTGGGCGAACAGGCGGTCAAGCGCCTCAACGACCTGGGGGTGATCATCGACGTGTCGCAAATGTCCACCCTGGCCCTGGAAGACGTCGCCCGCCTGTCCCGCGCACCGATGGTCGCCTCGCACTCGGCGCCACGGGCCCTGGTGGACATCCCGCGCAACCTGTCGGACAAAGAGATGCAACTGATCCGCGACAGCGGCGGGGTCATCCAGGTAGTCGGTTTCGGCCAGTACCTCAAGCCCCTCGGCAAGCCGGTGCTGGACAAGCTCGACGCCCTGCGCGCGCGCTTCGACCTGCAACCGCTGCAAGGCCTGGCCAACGCCCTGATGCCGGGTGACGCAGTGATCGCCATCTGGCCCGAGCAGCGCTTCGGCGAATACGCAAGCTCGCTGTACGGCATCCTCGAAGAAGAACCCAAGGCCACCCTCAAGCAGTACGTCGATGCCATCGACTACACGGTGAAGAAGGTCGGCATCGATCACGTCGGCATCAGTTCCGACTTCAACGACGGCGGCGGCCTGGACGGCTGGAAGGACGTGAGCGAGATCCGCAACGTCACCGCCGAGCTGCTGACCCGCGGCTACAGCGAGACGGACATCGCGAAACTCTGGGCGGGCAACTTCCTGCGCGCCTGGGAACAGGTACAAAAATCCGCACGTCCCGTCGCCAACCGCTGA
- the pvdN gene encoding pyoverdine-tailoring periplasmic protein PvdN, whose protein sequence is MSNRRTFLKQASLLAATLPLLPEALAAAEPPLAGTDKWRNLRQLFPLDPQVLHFANFLITAHARPVQAAIDRHRADLDRNPAVLMDWESQYEWQREDEVREWAGRYLEVGPRQIALTGSTTEGLAMIYSGLQVGPGQEILITEHEHYSAYKALEFRTRRQGTPVRKIRLFDKPWEVSTDQVLSTIEQNIRPETRVLGMTWVHSSSGVKLPVGEIGELVRRHNRNRSEAERILYVVDGVHGFGVENARFADFNCDYFIAGTHKWMFGPRGTGLICAASTRMDHLTPSLATFSRDEDFATIMTPGGYHAFEHRWAASEAFKLHLQLGKADVQARIHQLNSLLKARLSEHRQIELVTPRSPEFSAGFTFFRIPGKKPAAVAAHLIANQVMCDSVYREVGPVIRLAPGLLNDEQQIDRVMALVTQQL, encoded by the coding sequence ATGAGCAACCGCCGTACCTTCCTGAAACAGGCCAGCCTGCTGGCCGCCACCCTGCCCCTGTTGCCCGAGGCCCTGGCCGCCGCCGAACCCCCGCTGGCCGGCACCGACAAGTGGCGCAACCTGCGCCAGCTGTTCCCGCTGGACCCGCAGGTGCTGCATTTTGCCAACTTCCTGATCACCGCCCACGCCCGTCCGGTGCAGGCAGCCATCGACCGCCACCGCGCCGACCTCGACCGCAACCCTGCCGTGCTGATGGACTGGGAAAGCCAGTACGAATGGCAGCGCGAGGACGAGGTACGCGAGTGGGCTGGCCGCTACCTTGAGGTCGGCCCCCGCCAGATCGCCCTGACCGGCAGCACCACCGAAGGCCTGGCGATGATCTACAGCGGCCTGCAGGTGGGCCCCGGGCAGGAAATCCTGATCACCGAGCACGAGCACTACTCGGCCTACAAGGCCCTGGAGTTCCGCACCCGCCGCCAGGGCACGCCCGTGCGCAAGATCCGCCTGTTCGACAAACCGTGGGAAGTGTCCACCGACCAGGTACTGAGCACCATCGAGCAGAACATCCGCCCCGAAACCCGGGTGCTGGGCATGACCTGGGTGCACTCGAGCAGCGGCGTGAAGCTGCCGGTCGGCGAGATCGGCGAGCTGGTGCGCAGGCACAACCGCAACCGCAGCGAGGCCGAGCGCATTCTCTACGTGGTTGACGGCGTGCACGGTTTTGGCGTGGAGAACGCACGCTTCGCCGACTTCAACTGCGACTACTTCATTGCCGGCACCCACAAGTGGATGTTCGGCCCGCGCGGTACCGGCCTCATCTGCGCCGCCTCCACCCGCATGGACCACCTCACCCCCAGCCTCGCCACCTTCTCCCGCGACGAGGACTTCGCCACCATCATGACGCCTGGCGGCTACCACGCCTTCGAGCACCGCTGGGCCGCCAGCGAAGCGTTCAAGCTGCACCTGCAACTGGGCAAGGCCGATGTGCAGGCACGTATCCACCAGCTCAACAGCCTGCTGAAGGCGCGCCTGAGCGAACACCGCCAGATCGAACTGGTGACCCCGCGCAGCCCGGAATTTTCCGCAGGTTTCACCTTCTTCCGCATCCCCGGCAAGAAGCCCGCAGCCGTCGCCGCTCACCTGATCGCCAATCAGGTGATGTGCGATTCGGTGTACCGCGAAGTCGGCCCGGTCATCCGTCTGGCCCCGGGGCTGCTGAACGACGAACAGCAGATCGACCGGGTCATGGCCCTGGTCACCCAGCAACTTTGA
- the pvdO gene encoding dihydropyoverdine dehydrogenase translates to MHNHLPRLALAALLASCSLPALAASTSPAPGTVFRDCTDVCPELVVLPAGSFMMGTPDDEQGRQDDEGPLHQVTFAKAFAMSRFQVTAQEWDNYLKQSGAVIQDGDVRPGRKCTASKPTYKQGPRQPAVCMTYFDVQDYVEWLSKKTGKTYRMVTESEREYAARAGSSGPFPFPFDPDGEYQISRHANVYGPKDGYSYTSPVGSFPPNAFGMYDMHGNVYEWVADCLHDNYIGAPTDGSAWGRSTRSADSCTVVQIRGNDWGEAPIFSRSGNRNAMTPRRPGDWLGFRVVREL, encoded by the coding sequence ATGCACAATCACCTGCCCCGCCTCGCCCTTGCCGCCCTGCTCGCCAGCTGCAGCCTGCCGGCACTGGCCGCCAGCACCAGCCCCGCCCCCGGCACGGTGTTTCGCGATTGCACCGACGTCTGCCCGGAGCTGGTCGTGCTGCCCGCCGGCAGCTTCATGATGGGCACCCCCGATGACGAACAGGGCCGCCAGGACGACGAAGGCCCGCTGCACCAGGTGACCTTCGCCAAGGCCTTCGCCATGAGCCGCTTCCAGGTCACCGCCCAGGAGTGGGACAACTACCTCAAGCAGAGCGGCGCGGTGATCCAGGACGGCGACGTACGCCCCGGGCGCAAGTGCACTGCCAGCAAGCCGACCTACAAGCAGGGCCCGCGCCAGCCCGCAGTGTGCATGACTTACTTCGACGTACAGGACTACGTGGAGTGGCTGTCGAAGAAAACCGGCAAGACCTACCGCATGGTCACCGAGTCCGAGCGCGAGTACGCCGCCCGCGCCGGCAGCAGCGGCCCGTTCCCGTTCCCCTTCGATCCGGACGGCGAGTACCAGATCAGCCGCCACGCCAACGTCTACGGGCCCAAGGACGGCTATAGCTACACCTCGCCGGTGGGCAGTTTCCCGCCCAATGCCTTCGGCATGTACGACATGCATGGCAACGTCTATGAATGGGTCGCAGACTGCCTGCACGACAACTACATCGGTGCCCCCACCGACGGCAGCGCCTGGGGCCGCTCCACCCGCAGCGCCGACAGCTGCACGGTGGTGCAGATCCGTGGCAACGACTGGGGCGAAGCGCCGATCTTTTCGCGCTCAGGCAACCGCAACGCGATGACCCCGCGCCGCCCAGGGGACTGGCTGGGCTTCAGGGTCGTGCGCGAGCTCTGA
- a CDS encoding lysine N(6)-hydroxylase/L-ornithine N(5)-oxygenase family protein, with the protein MSQPHSAQQIHDLIGVGFGPSNLALAIALEELAETHGHALDALFIDKQSDYRWHGNTLATQSELQISFLKDLVSLRNPTSPYSFVNYLHQKQRLADFINLGTFYPCRLEYNDYLRWAAEHFATQARYGEEVNRIEPVVEDGKVRHLRVISRDAQGREHARLSRSVVVGSGGTPKVPASFSAFKDDARVFHHSSYLSSLATLPCNEGKPMRIAIVGSGQSAAEAFIDLNDSFPSVKVDMIVRASALKPADDSPFVNEIFAPDYTDLVFNQEQAEREKLIAEYHNTNYSVVDIDLLERIYGILYRQKVAHQYRHAVLCRRQVQAATATAEGIELTLQDLATQQSQTHRYDAVILATGYERRSHRDLLAPLQGYLQDFAVERDYRALCSAELQTPVYLQGFCETSHGLSDTLLSVLPSRAAEIGESLFQALGRTAQVVPLHADAIALTRA; encoded by the coding sequence ATGAGCCAGCCCCATTCCGCGCAGCAGATCCACGACCTCATCGGCGTGGGCTTCGGCCCTTCCAACCTGGCCCTGGCCATTGCCCTGGAAGAGCTTGCCGAAACCCACGGCCACGCCCTCGACGCGCTGTTCATCGACAAGCAGAGCGACTACCGCTGGCACGGCAACACCCTGGCCACCCAGAGCGAGCTGCAGATCTCCTTCCTCAAGGACCTGGTGTCGTTGCGCAACCCCACCAGCCCCTACAGCTTCGTCAACTACCTGCACCAGAAACAACGCCTGGCCGATTTCATCAACCTCGGCACCTTCTACCCCTGCCGCCTGGAGTACAACGACTACCTGCGCTGGGCCGCCGAGCACTTCGCCACCCAGGCCCGCTACGGCGAGGAAGTCAACCGCATCGAGCCGGTCGTGGAAGACGGCAAGGTCCGCCACCTGCGGGTGATTTCCCGCGATGCCCAGGGCCGCGAACACGCCCGCCTGAGCCGCTCGGTGGTGGTTGGCAGCGGCGGCACGCCCAAGGTGCCGGCCAGCTTCAGCGCGTTCAAGGACGATGCGCGGGTGTTCCACCACTCCAGCTACCTGAGCAGCCTGGCCACCCTGCCGTGCAACGAAGGCAAGCCCATGCGCATCGCCATCGTCGGCTCCGGGCAGAGCGCCGCCGAAGCCTTCATCGACCTCAACGACAGCTTCCCGTCGGTCAAGGTCGACATGATCGTGCGCGCCAGCGCCCTCAAGCCCGCCGACGACAGCCCGTTCGTCAACGAGATCTTCGCCCCCGACTACACCGACCTGGTGTTCAACCAGGAACAGGCCGAACGCGAGAAGCTGATCGCCGAGTACCACAACACCAACTACTCGGTGGTCGACATCGACCTGCTCGAGCGCATCTACGGCATCCTCTACCGCCAGAAGGTCGCCCACCAGTACCGCCATGCCGTGCTGTGCCGCCGCCAGGTGCAGGCCGCCACCGCCACCGCCGAAGGCATCGAGCTGACCCTGCAGGACCTGGCCACCCAACAGTCGCAGACCCACCGCTACGACGCGGTGATCCTGGCCACCGGCTACGAGCGCCGCTCGCACCGCGACCTGCTGGCGCCATTGCAGGGCTACCTGCAGGACTTTGCCGTGGAGCGCGACTACCGCGCCCTGTGCAGCGCCGAACTGCAGACGCCGGTGTACCTGCAGGGCTTCTGCGAAACCAGCCACGGCCTGAGCGATACCCTGCTGTCGGTACTGCCCAGCCGCGCGGCGGAAATCGGCGAGTCGCTGTTCCAGGCACTGGGGCGGACCGCCCAGGTGGTGCCCCTGCATGCAGACGCCATCGCCCTTACCCGCGCCTGA